One Erysipelothrix amsterdamensis DNA window includes the following coding sequences:
- a CDS encoding competence/damage-inducible protein A encodes MKSEIICVGTELLLGDVVNTNATYIAQQLANDGIFCYHQSVVGDNPKRLKHSFSEALSRSDVILLTGGLGPTYDDLTKEIIAEMLGLPLILHQPTMDKLESYFKTSGKSMTENNIKQAMIPQGAFVFENMCGTAPGIGIETNTKTVILLPGPPREMKMMFETSVNDYLKQKTNVTLVSHKIYLFGIGESTVESILKDKMIDYQNPTIAPYVSDGSVMLRITASAQSYFEADTLIKPVIEEIKELFQDYYYSVDVPYLEDVIVPLLTRKNMSVSTAESCTGGLLSSRITRVSGSSKVFNLGVTTYSNDQKNAILNIPHEYFDTVGAVSPEVAKLMASNIRTLAGSDIGIGITGIAGPTGGFDDKPVGLVYIAIATSKGVEVKTLNLGRNHADERIQIQKMATNHALKMIFDEIK; translated from the coding sequence ATGAAATCAGAAATTATTTGTGTTGGAACCGAATTGTTGTTGGGGGATGTTGTGAATACAAATGCAACGTATATTGCCCAACAATTAGCGAATGATGGCATATTTTGTTATCATCAAAGTGTTGTGGGTGATAATCCGAAGCGTCTTAAGCATAGTTTTTCGGAAGCTTTAAGTCGTAGTGATGTCATTCTTCTTACAGGTGGACTTGGACCAACTTATGACGATCTTACAAAAGAAATTATCGCTGAAATGCTTGGTCTTCCTCTTATACTTCACCAACCTACCATGGATAAGCTTGAATCGTATTTTAAAACAAGTGGTAAATCTATGACCGAAAACAATATTAAGCAAGCGATGATTCCTCAAGGTGCTTTTGTATTTGAAAACATGTGTGGTACCGCTCCAGGCATTGGTATTGAAACCAACACCAAAACTGTTATATTACTTCCGGGACCCCCACGTGAAATGAAAATGATGTTTGAAACATCTGTTAATGATTACTTAAAACAAAAAACAAACGTGACGCTTGTATCGCATAAGATCTATTTATTTGGAATTGGTGAATCAACAGTCGAATCAATTCTCAAAGATAAAATGATCGATTATCAAAACCCTACAATTGCACCATATGTTTCAGATGGCAGCGTCATGTTGCGTATTACTGCAAGTGCTCAATCTTATTTTGAAGCGGACACACTTATAAAACCCGTAATCGAAGAAATCAAAGAACTTTTTCAAGATTATTATTACAGTGTTGATGTGCCCTATCTTGAAGATGTGATTGTTCCCTTACTTACACGAAAAAACATGAGCGTTTCAACGGCTGAAAGTTGTACAGGAGGACTTTTAAGTTCCCGAATAACACGCGTTTCCGGGAGTTCAAAAGTATTTAATCTGGGTGTTACTACGTATTCAAACGATCAGAAAAACGCAATCCTAAACATACCTCATGAATATTTTGATACCGTTGGAGCTGTTTCTCCGGAAGTCGCGAAACTAATGGCTTCCAATATTCGTACACTTGCAGGTTCAGATATTGGTATTGGTATAACAGGAATCGCAGGACCTACAGGTGGTTTTGATGATAAACCGGTAGGACTTGTATATATTGCAATTGCGACGTCAAAAGGTGTTGAAGTGAAAACCCTCAACTTAGGTCGAAACCATGCTGATGAACGAATACAAATCCAAAAAATGGCAACAAATCATGCTTTGAAAATGATTTTCGATGAAATCAAATAA